A window of the Capricornis sumatraensis isolate serow.1 chromosome 9, serow.2, whole genome shotgun sequence genome harbors these coding sequences:
- the MKNK2 gene encoding MAP kinase-interacting serine/threonine-protein kinase 2 codes for MVQKKTAELQGFHRSFKGQNPFELAFTLDQARHGEPDFSPECPTRPDMPTSQPIDIPDAKKRGKKKKRCRATDSFSGKFEDVYQLQEDVLGEGAHARVQTCINLITNQEYAVKIIEKQPGHIRSRVFREVEMLYQCQGHRNVLELIEFFEEEDRFYLVFEKMRGGSILSHIHKRRHFNELEASVVVQDVASALDFLHNKGIAHRDLKPENILCEHPNQVSPVKICDFDLGSGIKLNGDCSPISTPELLTPCGSAEYMAPEVVEAFSEEASIYDKRCDLWSLGVILYILLSGYPPFVGHCGSDCGWDRGEACPACQNMLFESIQEGKYEFPDKDWAHISFAAKDLISKLLVRDAKQRLSAAQVLQHPWVQGCAPENTLPTPMVLQRNSCAKDLTSFAAEAIAMNRQLAQREEDAAEEEAEQGQPVVIRATSRCLQLSPPSQSKLAQRRQRASLSAAPVVLVGDHA; via the exons ATGGTGCAGAAGAAAACAGCCGAACTTCAGGGCTTCCACCGTTCCTTCAAG GGGCAGAATCCTTTCGAGCTGGCCTTCACCCTAGACCAGGCCCGCCACGGGGAGCCTGACTTCAGTCCAGAGTGCCCAACCCGCCCTG ATATGCCCACGAGCCAGCCCATCGACATCCCTGATgccaagaagagaggcaaaaagaagAAGAGATGCCGGGCCACCGACAGCTTTTCGGGCAAGTTTGAAG ATGTCTACCAGCTGCAGGAGGACGTGCTTGGGGAGGGTGCCCATGCCCGTGTGCAGACCTGCATCAACCTCATCACCAACCAGGAGTATGCTGTCAAG ATCATTGAGAAGCAGCCGGGCCACATTCGGAGCAGGGTTTTCAGGGAAGTGGAGATGCTGTATCAGTGCCAGGGACACAG GAACGTCCTCGAGCTGATTGAGTTCTTTGAGGAGGAGGACCGTTTCTACCTGGTGTTTGAGAAGATGCGGGGTG GCTCCATTCTCAGCCACATACACAAGCGGCGGCACTTTAATGAGCTGGAGGCCAGCGTGGTGGTGCAGGACGTAGCCAGTGCCCTGGACTTCCTGCACAACAAAG GCATCGCCCACAGGGACCTAAAGCCGGAAAACATCCTCTGTGAGCACCCCAACCAG GTATCCCCCGTGAAGATCTGCGACTTTGACCTGGGCAGTGGCATCAAACTCAACGGGGACTGCTCCCCCATCTCCACCCCAGAACTGCTCACCCCG TGCGGCTCCGCGGAGTACATGGCCCCGGAGGTAGTGGAGGCCTTCAGCGAGGAGGCCAGTATCTACGACAAGCGCTGCGACCTCTGGAGCCTGGGCGTCATCCTCTACATCCTGCTCAGCGGCTATCCGCCCTTCGTGGGCCACTGCGGCAGCGACTGCGGCTGGGACCGCGGGGAGGCCTGCCCCGCCTGCCAG AACATGCTGTTTGAGAGCATCCAGGAGGGCAAGTACGAGTTTCCAGATAAGGACTGGGCCCACATCTCCTTTGCTGCCAAAGACCTCATCTCCAAGCTCCTCGTCCGCGATGCCAAGCAGAGACTGAGCGCTGCCCAAGTCCTGCAGCACCCCTGGGTGCAGGGG TGCGCCCCGGAGAACACCCTGCCCACGCCCATGGTCCTGCAGAG GAACAGCTGTGCCAAAGACCTCACTTCGTTCGCGGCCGAGGCCATTGCCATGAACCGGCAGCTGGCCCAGCGCGAGGAAGACGCCGCGGAGGAGGAGGCGGAGCAGGGCCAGCCCGTGGTCATCCGAGCTACCTCACGCTGCTTGCAGCTGTCCCCGCCCTCCCAGTCTAAGCTGGCCCAGCGGCGGCAGCGCGCCAGCCTGTCCGCGGCCCCCGTGGTCCTGGTGGGAGACCACGCGTGA